In Solimonas sp. K1W22B-7, the DNA window GGGGTTGTCGTTGACCTCGATCACCTTGACGACCTTGCCGAACTGCTTCAGATCGACGCCGTAGAGGCCGTTGCCGACCGCGCGGGCGGCATCGACCGCGATCTTCAGCACCTGCGCCGGCACGTCCTTGACGTCGACCGTCTCGTGGTTGCCTTCCTGCTTGGCGCCCTTGTCGTTGCGCTTGACCACCTGCCAGTGGCCCTCGGCCATGTAGTAGCGGCAGGCGTAGAGCGGCACGCCGTCGAGCACGCCGACGCGCCAGTCGTACTCGGTGGGCTCGAAGGACTGGCCGATGATGATGTCCGAACGCTCCAGCATGTCGCGCGTCTGGCGCTTGAAATCGGCCTCGCTCTCGACCTTGATCACGCCCTTGGAGAACTGCGAGTCCGGCTGCTTGAGGACGCAGGGGAAGCCCAGTTCGCGAGCGGCCGCGGCGATGTTGCCGCGGTGCAGCAGCAGGGTCTTGGGCTGCGGGATGCGGTGGCGCTCCATCAGCTGCGCCAGGAACACCTTGTTGGCGGCACGCAGGATCGATACCGGGTCGTCGACCACCACCAGGCCTTCGCGCGCCGCACGGCGCGCGAAACGGTAGGTGTGGTGGTTGACCGCGGTGGTTTCGCGGATGAACAGGGCGTCGAACTCGGCGACGTGGCCGTAGTCGCTCTTGTCGATGAACTCGACGTCGAAGCCCTGCTCCTCGGCGGCCTTCTCGAAGGCCTTGAGCGCGCGGGCGTTGGACGGCGGCTCTTTCTCCTCGTCGTTGACCAGGATCGCCAGGTCGTAGCGCGAGGAGTCGCGCTTGGTGCGCGGGTGGCGGCGCTTCATGAAGAAGTAGTCGCGCGCCGCCTCGTAGAGGAACTCGTGGTGCGCCGCCGGCACCTCGCCCAGGGCGATGGGGCCGAGGGTCTCGACGCGCCACTCGTCGCCGCGGTAGACGAACTTGGCCTGCACCAGGGGCGCAGGAAACAGGTTGAACAGCGCCCGCGCCAGCCGCTCATGGCGCTTGGCGATGGAGCGCCCGAAATAGACGTTGAGGATGTACTCGGCCGAGCCGATGCGCGCCAGCGAATGCTGGATCAGCTCCTCGATCTCGTCGTTGAGCACCGACGGGCTTTCGGCCAGCTTCAGGTCCTGGATCGTGGTGATCTCGGGCAGCGGCTTGTGGCCGCGCGCGCTGGCCAGCAGCGAGACGTAGTAGCCGGTGGTCTGGTAGCTGAAGGAGCGGCAGAGGTTGTAGATGCGCGAGCGCTTGGCGCGCGTCATCGACTCGTCGGTCAGGTAATCCCAGGCCGTGACGACCTCGATCCCGGGAATATTCGCCGGCCAGTCCGCACGCTGGTCCACCACGACGATGCCGCTCATGACGCCAGGCCTCGCGCA includes these proteins:
- a CDS encoding RimK family protein, producing MSGIVVVDQRADWPANIPGIEVVTAWDYLTDESMTRAKRSRIYNLCRSFSYQTTGYYVSLLASARGHKPLPEITTIQDLKLAESPSVLNDEIEELIQHSLARIGSAEYILNVYFGRSIAKRHERLARALFNLFPAPLVQAKFVYRGDEWRVETLGPIALGEVPAAHHEFLYEAARDYFFMKRRHPRTKRDSSRYDLAILVNDEEKEPPSNARALKAFEKAAEEQGFDVEFIDKSDYGHVAEFDALFIRETTAVNHHTYRFARRAAREGLVVVDDPVSILRAANKVFLAQLMERHRIPQPKTLLLHRGNIAAAARELGFPCVLKQPDSQFSKGVIKVESEADFKRQTRDMLERSDIIIGQSFEPTEYDWRVGVLDGVPLYACRYYMAEGHWQVVKRNDKGAKQEGNHETVDVKDVPAQVLKIAVDAARAVGNGLYGVDLKQFGKVVKVIEVNDNPNVDFGVEDLVLKELLYRRIMEYFVKRLESRARDPVR